From Streptomyces sp. Edi4, one genomic window encodes:
- a CDS encoding zinc-dependent metalloprotease — MSDTPFGFGLPPEEPEGGDGKKKDPAGGGQGAGGQGGNPFGFGGPGGADNPFAAMFGSMNPNDLGAAFQQLGQMLSYEGGPVNWDMAKQIARQTVAQGTADGTKDESVGPAERAAVQEAVRLADLWLDDATSLPSGSTTAVAWSRAEWVEATQPAWKELVDPVAERVGAAMGGVLPEEMQAMAGPLIGMMRSMGGAMFGQQIGQAVGTLAGEVVGSTDIGLPLGPAGKAALLPLNIAAFGKDLGVPQDEVRLYLALREAAHQRLFAHVPWLRSHLFGAVEGYARGITVDTAKLEDAVGQLDVSNPEQLQEALQQGLFQPEDTPQQKAALARLETALALVEGWVDAVVHAAAKPRLTSADALRETLRRRRATGGPAEQTFATLIGLELRPRRLRDASRLWASLTDARGVDGRDDLWEHPDMLPTASDLDDPDGFVHREHLDFSELDKMLGEAAEQNSPSLKKDKADEGEKKADGESASGKDAGDDTDNTDNSKGEADQ; from the coding sequence GTGAGTGACACCCCATTCGGATTCGGTCTTCCGCCGGAGGAGCCGGAAGGCGGCGACGGCAAGAAGAAGGACCCTGCCGGAGGCGGTCAGGGTGCCGGCGGCCAGGGCGGCAACCCCTTCGGCTTCGGCGGCCCGGGCGGCGCGGACAATCCGTTCGCCGCGATGTTCGGTTCGATGAACCCGAACGATCTGGGCGCCGCCTTCCAGCAGCTCGGGCAGATGCTGAGCTACGAGGGCGGTCCCGTGAACTGGGACATGGCCAAGCAGATCGCCCGCCAGACGGTCGCCCAGGGCACGGCGGACGGCACCAAGGACGAGAGCGTCGGCCCCGCCGAGCGCGCCGCCGTCCAGGAGGCCGTGCGCCTGGCCGACCTGTGGCTCGACGACGCGACGTCGCTGCCCTCGGGCTCCACCACCGCGGTGGCCTGGAGCCGCGCGGAGTGGGTCGAGGCCACCCAGCCGGCCTGGAAGGAACTGGTCGACCCGGTCGCCGAGCGCGTCGGCGCGGCCATGGGCGGCGTGCTGCCCGAGGAGATGCAGGCCATGGCCGGCCCGCTGATCGGCATGATGCGCTCCATGGGCGGCGCCATGTTCGGCCAGCAGATCGGACAGGCGGTCGGCACGCTCGCGGGCGAGGTCGTCGGCTCGACCGACATCGGGCTGCCGCTCGGACCGGCCGGCAAGGCCGCGCTGCTTCCGCTGAACATCGCGGCCTTCGGCAAGGACCTGGGTGTCCCGCAGGACGAGGTCCGGCTCTATCTGGCCCTGCGCGAGGCCGCCCACCAGCGGCTCTTCGCGCACGTACCGTGGCTGCGCTCGCATCTGTTCGGCGCGGTCGAGGGGTACGCGCGCGGCATCACCGTTGACACGGCGAAGCTGGAGGACGCCGTCGGCCAGCTGGACGTGTCCAACCCGGAGCAGCTTCAGGAAGCCCTTCAGCAGGGCCTTTTCCAGCCGGAGGACACCCCGCAGCAGAAGGCGGCCCTGGCCCGTCTTGAGACGGCGCTCGCCCTGGTCGAGGGCTGGGTGGACGCAGTGGTCCACGCCGCCGCCAAGCCCCGGCTCACCTCGGCGGACGCGCTGCGCGAGACGCTGCGCAGGCGCCGGGCGACCGGCGGCCCGGCCGAGCAGACGTTCGCCACGCTGATCGGCCTCGAGCTGCGTCCGCGCCGGCTGCGGGACGCCTCGCGCCTGTGGGCCTCGCTCACCGACGCGCGCGGGGTGGACGGCAGGGACGACCTGTGGGAGCACCCGGACATGCTGCCGACGGCATCCGACCTGGACGACCCGGACGGTTTCGTGCACCGCGAGCACCTGGACTTCTCGGAGCTGGACAAGATGCTGGGCGAGGCCGCCGAGCAGAACAGCCCGTCCCTGAAGAAGGACAAGGCCGACGAGGGCGAGAAGAAGGCGGACGGCGAGAGCGCGTCCGGCAAGGACGCCGGCGACGACACCGACAACACCGACAACAGCAAGGGCGAAGCGGACCAGTGA
- a CDS encoding SDR family oxidoreductase: MSSPDPQVRAARNHSTSTSRGPVVAVTGAASGIGALLTARLAASDEVKQVVAIDERRGEVSEATWHILDVRDPAIAEKLRGADVVVHLALDLDLETDAAARTAYNVRGTQTVLTAAAAAGVHRVVLCTSAMVYGALPDNDIPLSEDAELRATAEATGVGDLLEIERLGRRAPRAHPGLNVTVVRPAVLVGGTDTALTRYFESPRLLVVAGSRPTWQFCHVEDLCSALEYAALEKADGEFAVGCDGWLEQEEVEELSGIRRMELPSAVALGAAARLHRIGLTPSPAGDLAYTMHPWVVSVGRLHDAGWRPRWTNEEVLAELLEEVAGRHTVAGRRLGRKDATAAGAAGATVALLGAAAVVRRARKRRGL; the protein is encoded by the coding sequence GTGAGTTCCCCAGATCCGCAGGTTCGCGCAGCGCGAAACCACTCAACCTCGACCTCACGGGGTCCCGTGGTCGCCGTGACCGGTGCCGCCTCCGGGATCGGCGCCCTGCTGACCGCGCGGCTCGCCGCGTCCGACGAGGTCAAGCAGGTCGTCGCCATCGACGAGCGCCGGGGTGAGGTCTCCGAGGCGACCTGGCACATCCTGGACGTACGGGACCCGGCGATCGCCGAGAAACTGCGCGGCGCCGACGTCGTCGTGCACCTCGCGCTCGACCTCGATCTGGAGACGGACGCGGCGGCCCGCACGGCCTACAACGTGCGCGGAACCCAGACCGTCCTGACCGCCGCGGCCGCCGCGGGGGTGCACCGGGTCGTCCTGTGCACCTCGGCGATGGTCTACGGGGCGCTGCCCGACAACGACATCCCGCTCTCCGAGGACGCCGAGCTGCGGGCGACCGCCGAGGCCACCGGCGTCGGCGACCTCCTGGAGATCGAGCGGCTGGGGCGCCGCGCCCCGCGCGCCCACCCCGGCCTGAACGTCACGGTGGTCAGGCCCGCCGTCCTGGTGGGCGGCACCGATACCGCTCTCACCCGCTACTTCGAGTCGCCGCGCCTCCTGGTCGTCGCCGGGTCCCGGCCCACCTGGCAGTTCTGCCACGTCGAGGACCTGTGCAGCGCGCTGGAGTACGCGGCGCTCGAGAAGGCCGACGGGGAGTTCGCGGTCGGCTGCGACGGCTGGCTCGAACAGGAGGAGGTCGAAGAGCTCAGCGGCATCCGCCGGATGGAGCTGCCCTCCGCGGTGGCGCTCGGCGCGGCCGCCCGGCTGCACCGGATCGGACTCACCCCCTCGCCGGCCGGTGACCTGGCGTACACGATGCACCCGTGGGTGGTCAGTGTCGGGCGGCTGCACGACGCGGGCTGGCGGCCGCGCTGGACCAACGAGGAAGTCCTCGCCGAACTCCTCGAAGAGGTCGCGGGCCGGCACACCGTCGCCGGCCGCAGGCTCGGCCGCAAGGACGCCACGGCCGCCGGAGCCGCCGGCGCCACCGTCGCGCTGCTCGGCGCCGCCGCGGTGGTGCGCAGGGCCCGCAAGCGCCGCGGCCTGTAG
- a CDS encoding molybdenum cofactor biosynthesis protein MoaE has product MARTYPEHPGEQPAQDPIRLLAIRDTPLSVDEVFAAAGDAAAGGTTLFVGTVRDHDGGADVDGLGYSCHPSAEDEMRRVAEKVIAEYPVRALAAVHRVGELAVGDIAVVVAVSCPHRAEAFEASRRLIDALKHEVPIWKHQKFSDGTEEWVGA; this is encoded by the coding sequence ATGGCACGCACGTACCCCGAGCACCCCGGTGAGCAGCCGGCACAGGACCCCATCCGGCTCCTGGCGATCCGTGACACCCCGCTGTCCGTGGACGAGGTCTTCGCCGCCGCCGGGGACGCGGCGGCGGGCGGCACCACGCTCTTCGTCGGCACGGTGCGTGATCACGACGGCGGCGCGGACGTGGACGGCCTCGGATACTCCTGCCATCCCTCCGCCGAGGACGAGATGCGCCGGGTCGCCGAGAAGGTGATCGCCGAGTACCCGGTCCGCGCGCTGGCCGCCGTCCACCGTGTGGGCGAATTGGCGGTCGGTGATATCGCGGTCGTCGTGGCGGTGTCCTGCCCGCACCGCGCGGAGGCCTTCGAGGCCAGCCGGCGCCTGATCGACGCCCTCAAACACGAGGTGCCGATCTGGAAGCACCAGAAGTTCTCCGACGGCACAGAGGAATGGGTCGGCGCGTAG
- a CDS encoding PDZ domain-containing protein: MPRRTATMLASTLVLIALLCAGVLIKVPYAEMSPGPTVNTLGDSGGEPVLRITGHKTYPTSGHLNMTTVRVTGADYRMNLVEAVYGWLAHDSVVVPHDTLYPDGKTDEQSNQENAEEFSQSQESAKVAALNEVGVPVKSWVIVSSVVKGTPAEGKLHAGDAIGAVDGTPVTKPADVATLVTKHKPGQNVVFTIVPAKQAEAAKKAGKTPEGAEKITITTEKAQDGDRAIVGIQAGTDHAFPFTVDIKLADVGGPSAGLMFSLGIVDKLTPDDLTGGKFVAGTGTIDDAGKVGPIGGIEMKLIGARQAGARYFLTPKDNCAAAAADIPSGLTLVKVDSLHDARQALDKIRTGDTAGLPSCSPK, encoded by the coding sequence ATGCCACGCCGCACCGCGACGATGCTCGCCTCCACCCTCGTGCTGATCGCGCTGCTCTGCGCCGGGGTACTCATCAAAGTGCCGTACGCCGAGATGTCCCCCGGGCCCACCGTGAACACGCTCGGCGACTCCGGTGGCGAGCCGGTGCTGCGGATCACCGGTCACAAGACGTACCCGACGAGCGGGCACCTCAACATGACGACGGTCAGGGTCACCGGCGCGGACTACCGGATGAACCTCGTCGAGGCGGTCTACGGCTGGCTCGCGCACGACAGCGTGGTCGTTCCGCACGACACGCTCTACCCGGACGGCAAGACCGACGAGCAGTCCAACCAGGAGAACGCCGAGGAGTTCAGCCAGTCCCAGGAGAGCGCCAAGGTGGCGGCCCTGAACGAGGTGGGCGTTCCGGTGAAGAGCTGGGTGATCGTTTCCTCGGTCGTCAAGGGCACCCCGGCGGAGGGCAAGCTGCACGCCGGTGACGCCATTGGGGCGGTCGACGGCACGCCGGTCACCAAGCCGGCCGATGTCGCGACGCTGGTGACCAAGCACAAGCCCGGTCAGAACGTGGTCTTCACGATCGTCCCCGCCAAGCAGGCGGAGGCCGCCAAGAAGGCGGGCAAGACGCCCGAGGGCGCCGAGAAGATCACCATCACCACGGAGAAGGCGCAGGACGGCGACCGGGCCATCGTCGGCATCCAGGCCGGGACCGACCACGCGTTCCCGTTCACCGTCGACATCAAGCTCGCCGACGTGGGCGGGCCGAGCGCGGGCCTGATGTTCTCGCTCGGCATCGTCGACAAGCTGACGCCCGATGACCTGACCGGTGGGAAGTTCGTCGCGGGCACCGGCACGATCGACGACGCAGGCAAGGTCGGCCCGATCGGCGGCATCGAGATGAAACTGATCGGCGCGCGGCAGGCGGGCGCCCGCTACTTCCTGACGCCCAAGGACAACTGCGCCGCCGCCGCGGCCGACATCCCCTCGGGTCTGACCCTGGTGAAGGTCGACTCCCTGCACGACGCGCGGCAGGCGCTGGACAAGATCCGTACGGGGGACACGGCCGGGCTGCCCAGCTGCTCGCCCAAGTGA
- a CDS encoding PPA1309 family protein — MSNVSPSGPPMAASPLTRAVLEIDEYASVLGWDKPARLFALVDTAKLRAKAPNLVSTADDAAVSGLTPIEQEEIPRNKPLDKFLGTIAWPDSVAGCALTVERLMLPPSAEASVPEGLSDKELAKWVASHPDRQEVRMTVAVLRGGARESAIRLREKDSATEVLTGPDLVPGLAEALAATFA, encoded by the coding sequence ATGTCCAACGTTTCCCCCTCAGGTCCCCCGATGGCCGCGAGCCCGCTCACCCGCGCGGTGCTCGAAATCGACGAGTACGCCTCCGTCCTCGGCTGGGACAAGCCGGCCCGCCTGTTCGCGCTCGTCGACACCGCGAAGCTCCGGGCCAAGGCGCCGAACCTGGTCTCCACCGCCGACGACGCGGCCGTCTCCGGGCTGACCCCGATCGAGCAGGAGGAGATCCCGCGCAACAAGCCGCTGGACAAGTTCCTCGGCACGATCGCCTGGCCCGACTCGGTGGCCGGCTGCGCGCTCACCGTGGAGCGCCTGATGCTGCCGCCGTCCGCCGAGGCGTCGGTGCCCGAAGGACTGAGCGACAAGGAGCTCGCCAAGTGGGTGGCCTCCCACCCCGATCGCCAGGAGGTGCGGATGACGGTGGCGGTGCTGCGCGGCGGCGCCCGTGAGTCCGCCATCCGGCTGCGCGAGAAGGACTCCGCGACCGAGGTCCTGACCGGCCCCGACCTGGTACCGGGCCTGGCGGAGGCGCTGGCCGCGACGTTCGCCTAG
- a CDS encoding UPF0182 family protein, which yields MPDRGSGPSGPRIRVGRPSRRVRTLLMTLGILAVLAMAFVMFAGFWTDWLWYRSVHYSSVFTTQLWTKIGLFAVFGLLMAVAVGLNIWLAHRLRPPLSAMSLEQQSLDRYRMGIAPYKKWMLLGITALIGLIAGASASGQWRTWLMWVNGVPFGQKDPQFKLDVSFYAFDLPWYRFLLGFGFAAAVLSLIAAALTHYLYGGLRITSPGARATGAATGHLSVLLGVFVLLKAVAYWLDRYGLAVKSSDFKAASNWTGLRYVDANAYLPAKTILFCIAVICAVLFFATLWRRTWQLPVIGFGLMVLSAILIGGLYPAIVQKFQVQPNEQAKEAPYIQKNIDATREAYGIDNAQVSDYKGTTDATANPKLRSDADSAASYRIIDPNVVPPAFQQLQQERKYYQFPSTLDVDRYQDKDGKEQDTVIGLRELDLKGIKRNWINDHFTYTHGFGAIAAKGTSVDVNGAPDFTESSLPTTGQLPSGYEQRVYYGEKTDQYSIVGGPQKELDYESEGKGQVTTSFQGKGGVSLANPFTRAAYAVTLNEPQILYSGAIGKGSKILYNRTPKERVEAVAPWLTIDGDAYPAVVGKHIQWVVDAYTTTNGYPYASRTTLGETTTDSLTDNQRAVVAQQNQVNYIRNSVKATVDAYDGTVTLYQWDDKDPVLKTWMKAFPGTVKAKSQIPDELRAHLRYPQDMFKVQRELLTRYHVTNPAQFYSGSDAWQVPDDPTNKDNNAVPPYYLSMKMPNAESEGKKFSLTTTFTPNGRPNLGGFMAVDADAASKDYGKIRLLRVTDNVQGPQQVQSKLNGLPEVAEFVRNLRGTDSEIDYGNLLTVPLGGGFLYIEPVYARGGSANYPLLKKVGVSYGDKTVFKDTLADALNAAFGADGATPPSTTNPNPPSTTTPPTTTPPTSGNATVDQAIKDAQKAYDDGQKALAKGDWKTYGDSQKALQDALQKAADAEANASKPKS from the coding sequence ATGCCGGACCGCGGCTCAGGCCCGTCCGGGCCACGGATCAGAGTCGGCCGGCCGTCCCGCCGGGTCCGCACCCTGCTCATGACACTGGGCATTCTGGCCGTGCTTGCCATGGCCTTCGTCATGTTCGCGGGGTTCTGGACCGACTGGCTCTGGTACCGCTCGGTCCACTACTCGTCGGTGTTCACCACTCAGCTGTGGACCAAGATCGGACTGTTCGCCGTCTTCGGGCTCCTGATGGCTGTGGCCGTCGGCCTGAACATCTGGCTGGCGCACCGGCTGCGGCCGCCGCTCAGCGCGATGTCCCTCGAACAGCAGAGCCTCGACCGCTACCGGATGGGCATCGCGCCGTACAAGAAGTGGATGCTGCTCGGGATCACCGCGCTCATCGGGCTCATCGCCGGCGCCTCGGCGTCCGGCCAGTGGCGGACCTGGCTGATGTGGGTCAACGGGGTGCCGTTCGGCCAGAAGGACCCCCAGTTCAAGCTGGACGTGTCGTTCTACGCCTTCGACCTGCCCTGGTACCGCTTCCTGCTTGGCTTCGGCTTCGCGGCCGCCGTCCTGTCGCTGATCGCCGCCGCCCTCACGCACTATCTGTACGGCGGCCTGCGCATCACCAGCCCCGGCGCGCGCGCCACGGGCGCGGCCACCGGGCACCTTTCGGTGCTGCTGGGGGTCTTCGTGCTCCTGAAGGCCGTGGCGTACTGGCTCGACCGGTACGGCCTCGCGGTCAAGTCCAGTGACTTCAAGGCGGCCAGCAACTGGACGGGCCTGCGGTACGTCGATGCCAACGCCTATCTGCCGGCGAAGACCATTCTGTTCTGCATCGCGGTCATCTGCGCCGTGCTGTTCTTCGCCACGCTGTGGCGCCGCACCTGGCAGCTGCCCGTCATCGGCTTCGGCCTGATGGTGCTCTCGGCGATCCTCATTGGCGGGCTCTACCCCGCGATCGTGCAGAAGTTCCAGGTCCAGCCCAACGAGCAGGCCAAGGAAGCGCCGTACATCCAGAAGAACATCGACGCCACCCGCGAGGCGTACGGCATCGACAACGCGCAGGTGTCGGACTACAAGGGCACGACGGACGCCACGGCCAACCCCAAGCTCCGCTCGGACGCGGACTCGGCGGCGAGCTACCGGATCATCGACCCCAATGTGGTCCCGCCCGCCTTCCAGCAGCTCCAGCAGGAGCGTAAGTACTACCAGTTCCCCTCGACGCTGGATGTGGACCGCTACCAGGACAAGGACGGCAAGGAGCAGGACACCGTCATCGGTCTGCGCGAGCTCGACCTCAAGGGCATCAAGCGCAACTGGATCAACGACCACTTCACCTACACCCACGGCTTCGGCGCGATCGCGGCCAAGGGCACGAGCGTGGACGTGAATGGCGCGCCGGACTTCACCGAGTCGAGCCTGCCCACCACCGGCCAGCTCCCCTCGGGCTACGAGCAGCGCGTCTACTACGGCGAGAAGACCGACCAGTACTCGATCGTCGGCGGGCCCCAGAAGGAACTCGACTACGAGAGCGAGGGCAAGGGCCAGGTCACCACGAGCTTCCAGGGCAAGGGCGGCGTGAGCCTGGCCAACCCCTTCACGCGGGCCGCGTACGCCGTGACGCTCAACGAGCCGCAGATCCTGTACTCGGGTGCCATCGGCAAGGGATCGAAGATCCTCTACAACCGCACCCCCAAGGAGCGCGTCGAGGCGGTCGCCCCCTGGCTGACGATCGACGGCGACGCCTATCCGGCGGTCGTGGGCAAGCACATCCAGTGGGTCGTCGACGCGTACACGACGACCAACGGCTACCCCTACGCCTCGCGCACCACGCTCGGCGAGACCACCACGGACTCGCTGACGGACAACCAGCGCGCGGTGGTGGCCCAGCAGAACCAGGTCAACTACATCCGTAACTCGGTGAAGGCGACCGTCGACGCCTATGACGGCACGGTCACGCTGTACCAGTGGGACGACAAGGACCCGGTCCTCAAGACCTGGATGAAGGCGTTCCCCGGCACGGTGAAGGCCAAGTCGCAGATCCCGGACGAGCTGCGCGCGCACCTGCGGTACCCGCAGGACATGTTCAAGGTCCAGCGCGAGCTGCTGACCCGCTACCACGTCACCAACCCCGCGCAGTTCTACAGCGGCAGCGACGCCTGGCAGGTGCCGGACGATCCGACCAACAAGGACAACAACGCGGTCCCGCCGTACTACCTGTCCATGAAGATGCCGAACGCCGAGAGCGAGGGGAAGAAGTTCTCGCTGACCACGACGTTCACACCCAACGGCCGGCCCAACCTCGGCGGCTTCATGGCGGTCGACGCGGACGCGGCGAGCAAGGACTACGGCAAGATCAGACTCTTGCGCGTCACTGACAACGTGCAAGGACCACAGCAGGTCCAGAGCAAGCTGAACGGCCTGCCCGAAGTCGCCGAGTTCGTACGGAACCTGAGAGGCACCGATTCCGAGATCGACTACGGCAATCTGCTGACCGTGCCGCTCGGCGGGGGCTTCCTCTACATCGAGCCGGTGTACGCGCGCGGTGGCAGCGCCAACTACCCGCTCCTGAAGAAGGTCGGCGTCTCCTACGGCGACAAGACCGTCTTCAAGGACACTCTGGCCGACGCGTTGAACGCGGCCTTCGGTGCCGACGGGGCGACGCCGCCGTCCACGACGAACCCGAACCCGCCGTCCACCACGACGCCGCCGACCACCACGCCGCCCACCTCCGGCAACGCCACCGTGGACCAGGCCATCAAGGACGCGCAGAAGGCGTACGACGACGGCCAGAAGGCGCTCGCCAAGGGTGACTGGAAGACCTACGGCGACAGCCAGAAGGCGCTCCAGGACGCGTTGCAGAAGGCGGCCGACGCGGAGGCGAACGCCTCGAAGCCCAAGAGCTGA